Proteins encoded in a region of the Pelmatolapia mariae isolate MD_Pm_ZW linkage group LG16_19, Pm_UMD_F_2, whole genome shotgun sequence genome:
- the odc1 gene encoding ornithine decarboxylase, whose product MNTATPTDFDLSFLDEGFSARDIVEQKINESSMTDDRDAFYVCDLGDVVKKHLRWARALPRVRPFYAVKCNDSRAVVMTLATLGTGFDCASKTEIQLVQSLGVDPSRIIYANPCKQVSQIKYASAHGVQMMTFDSEVELMKVARCHDNAKLVLRIATDDSKAVCRLSVKFGAPLKACRGLLERAKELGLDVIGVSFHVGSGCTDPETYTQAIADARCVFDTGAELGFNMDLLDIGGGFPGSDNTELKFEEITGVINPALDKYFPVDCGVNIIAEPGRFYVASAFTLVVNIIAKKVIMDEEFASDEEDEGTSDRTLMYYVNDGVYGSFNCILYDHAHCLPTLHKKPKPDEVMYPCSIWGPTCDGLDRIVEQCSLPDMQVGDWLVFENMGAYTVAASSTFNGFQRPDIHYVMSRPTWQLVQQICSHGIPAPAEESYLFEVPACCGRESSLDLPAEPCQAHVI is encoded by the exons GTGACTTGGGGGACGTGGTAAAGAAGCACCTGCGCTGGGCCCGGGCTTTGCCTCGTGTTAGACCTTTCTATGCTGTCAAATGCAACGACAGCCGGGCTGTGGTGATGACGCTGGCGACCCTCGGAACAGGCTTCGACTGTGCAAGCAAG ACGGAGATTCAGCTGGTTCAGTCTCTGGGAGTGGATCCAAGCAGAATAATCTATGCCAACCCCTGCAAGCAGGTTTCTCAGATAAAATATGCATCTGCCCACGGGGTCCAGATGATGACCTTTGATAGTGAGGTGGAACTCATGAAGGTGGCGCGCTGCCATGACAATGCCAA GTTGGTTCTCCGTATTGCCACAGATGACTCGAAGGCAGTTTGTCGTCTGAGCGTGAAGTTTGGGGCCCCTCTCAAAGCTTGTCGAGGTCTCTTGGAGCGTGCCAAAGAGCTGGGGCTTGACGTGATTGGTGTCAGCTTCCATGTTGGCAGTGGCTGCACCGACCCGGAAACCTATACCCAGGCTATTGCAGATGCACGCTGTGTGTTTGATACAGGG GCTGAGTTGGGCTTCAACATGGATCTCCTGGACATTGGaggtggttttcctgggtcAGACAATACAGAGCTTAAATTTGAAGAG ATCACAGGAGTAATCAACCCAGCCCTGGATAAGTATTTTCCTGTTGACTGTGGTGTTAACATAATTGCTGAGCCTGGGCGCTTCTATGTGGCCTCTGCTTTCACACTGGTTGTGAACATCATTGCCAAGAAAGTCATCATGGATGAGGAGTTTGCCTCTGATG AGGAAGATGAAGGGACCAGTGACAGGACTCTGATGTACTATGTCAATGATGGAGTGTATGGATCTTTCAATTGCATTCTTTATGACCACGCTCACTGTCTGCCAACCCTGCATAAG AAGCCAAAGCCAGATGAAGTGATGTACCCCTGCAGCATCTGGGGCCCAACATGTGACGGTCTGGACCGCATTGTCGAGCAATGTAGCCTGCCTGACATGCAGGTGGGCGACTGGTTGGTGTTTGAGAACATGGGCGCCTACACAGTGGCAGCCTCCTCCACCTTCAACGGCTTCCAGAGACCCGACATTCACTACGTCATGTCACGTCCTACCTG GCAACTTGTGCAGCAGATCTGTTCACATGGCATCCCAGCACCTGCAGAAGAGTCATACCTGTTTGAAGTGCCTGCCTGTTGTGGCAGAGAGAGCAGCTTGGATCTGCCTGCTGAGCCTTGCCAGGCCCATGTGATTTAA